One Sediminicola sp. YIK13 DNA segment encodes these proteins:
- a CDS encoding amidohydrolase family protein, which produces MKNLTIYLACLLITCSTVCLGQESLGQGPYSQLIIRGVTLINGNGAPPQGPIDIVVENNVITQVQVVGYPGVPLDNSKRPQLKAGGKELNCEGMYLLPGFIDMHGHIGGTAQGADYDYVFKLWMAHGITTVREPSGRGVDWTMDLKRRSAKNEIVAPRLFAYTGFGQGSKEPISTPEMAREWVRNNAKKGADGVKFFGASPEIMAAALDENKKLGLKSACHHAQLDVARWNVLNSARAGLTSMEHWYGLPEALFEDRTVQNYPLDYNYQNEQDRFEEAGKLWQQAAKPYSDHWNKVMNELISLDFTLDPTFNIYEASRDLHKARRAEWHEDYTLPSLWEFYQPSKVSHGSYWHDWGTEQEVAWKENYRLWMTFVNEYKNRGGRVTTGSDSGFIFQLYGFAYIREMELLREAGFHPLEIIRSATLNGAEALGMSNKIGSVEVGKLADFVVVEENPLKNLKVLYGTGAIKLTEDNKVERVGGVTYTIKDGIVYDAKQLLREVKEMVKLEKEKNKYTIKQPGVEKN; this is translated from the coding sequence ATGAAAAATCTAACGATCTATCTAGCCTGTTTACTTATCACCTGTTCTACCGTTTGTTTGGGCCAAGAATCTTTGGGACAAGGCCCCTATTCACAACTTATAATACGTGGGGTAACCCTTATTAATGGTAATGGTGCGCCCCCACAAGGTCCCATTGACATTGTTGTTGAAAATAATGTGATCACACAAGTACAGGTTGTCGGCTACCCAGGTGTTCCTTTGGACAACTCCAAAAGACCACAATTGAAAGCAGGGGGAAAAGAACTGAATTGCGAGGGCATGTACTTGCTGCCAGGTTTTATAGATATGCACGGGCATATTGGTGGAACGGCACAAGGAGCAGATTACGATTATGTCTTTAAACTTTGGATGGCACATGGCATTACAACGGTTAGGGAACCTAGTGGTAGAGGTGTGGATTGGACGATGGACTTAAAACGAAGAAGTGCCAAAAATGAGATAGTAGCTCCGCGACTCTTTGCCTATACCGGTTTTGGTCAAGGTAGTAAAGAACCTATAAGTACTCCGGAAATGGCTCGGGAATGGGTGCGAAACAATGCAAAAAAAGGGGCAGATGGGGTTAAGTTTTTTGGAGCTTCTCCTGAGATAATGGCGGCAGCCTTGGATGAGAACAAAAAATTAGGCCTAAAATCGGCCTGTCACCATGCACAATTGGATGTAGCACGTTGGAATGTCCTTAATTCGGCCAGGGCCGGGCTGACCAGTATGGAACATTGGTATGGCTTGCCAGAAGCGCTGTTTGAGGACAGAACCGTACAAAATTATCCCCTGGACTACAATTACCAAAATGAGCAGGATCGCTTTGAAGAAGCGGGAAAATTGTGGCAACAAGCGGCCAAACCCTATTCAGATCACTGGAATAAGGTGATGAATGAGCTGATCAGCCTCGATTTCACTTTAGATCCCACATTTAACATCTATGAGGCCAGTAGGGACTTGCATAAGGCGAGAAGAGCAGAGTGGCATGAAGATTACACCTTGCCATCCCTTTGGGAGTTCTACCAGCCTAGCAAAGTATCCCATGGCTCCTATTGGCATGATTGGGGTACTGAACAAGAAGTGGCATGGAAGGAGAATTATAGGCTATGGATGACCTTTGTCAATGAATATAAAAATAGAGGAGGTAGGGTCACAACCGGTTCAGATTCAGGTTTTATCTTCCAATTATATGGTTTTGCCTATATCCGTGAAATGGAATTGTTGCGGGAGGCTGGCTTCCATCCTTTGGAAATTATACGTTCTGCCACCTTAAATGGTGCTGAAGCTTTGGGTATGTCAAATAAAATTGGATCTGTAGAAGTTGGCAAGTTGGCCGACTTTGTAGTGGTGGAAGAAAACCCGCTAAAAAACCTAAAGGTACTTTACGGAACAGGTGCGATTAAACTGACCGAAGATAACAAGGTTGAACGCGTTGGCGGGGTAACCTATACCATTAAGGACGGAATCGTCTATGACGCCAAACAATTATTAAGGGAGGTAAAGGAAATGGTCAAGCTGGAAAAGGAAAAAAATAAGTACACCATAAAACAACCGGGAGTAGAAAAGAATTAA
- the secA gene encoding preprotein translocase subunit SecA — protein sequence MSFLNTVLKAFVGDKAKKDVKELQPMVDQIRSFEKALEGLSHDELRHKTITFKNKIKEDCKGLNDQIEVLLKEVKASTDIDKNEDIYAEIDKLREEVYKISENTLNEILPEAFAVVKETAKRFTNNTTIKVTATEFDRELSGKKDYVSLEGDHAIWKNSWDAAGKQVTWDMIHYDVQLIGGIALHQGKIAEMQTGEGKTLVATLPVYLNALTGKGVHLVTVNDYLAKRDSAWMAPIFQFHGLTIDCIDQHQPNSDGRRAAYNSDITYGTNNEFGFDYLRDNMAHTPSDLVQRPHNYAIVDEVDSVLVDDARTPLIISGPVPEGDRHEFNELKPKVADIVQTQRQYLTGVLAEAKKLISEGDTKEGGFLLLRVQRGLPKNKALIKFLSEEGVKQLLQKTENFYMQDNNREMPKVDEELLFVIDEKNNQIELTDKGVSYISGEQNRDFFVMPDIGNEIAKIENQNLDIEKEAELKEDLFKDFAIKSERIHTLNQLLKAYTLFEKDVEYVVMENKVMIVDEQTGRIMDGRRYSDGLHQAIEAKENVKIEAMTQTFATVTLQNYFRMYQKLAGMTGTAITEAGEFWEIYKLDVMEIPTNRPIARDDRQDLIYKTKREKYNAIIEEVTKLSQSGRPVLIGTTSVEISELLSRMLTIRKVPHNVLNAKLHKKEADIVAEAGNAGIVTIATNMAGRGTDIKLSSDVKKAGGLAIVGTERHDSRRVDRQLRGRSGRQGDPGSSQFYVSLEDNLMRLFGSDRVAKMMDRMGLEEGEVIQHSMMTKSIERAQKKVEENNFGVRKRLLEYDDVMNAQREVVYKRRRHALQGERLQVDIANMIYDTCEVIVETNKMASDYKNFEFELIKYFSITSPITEAEFSKMTVQEIAGKIYKTAYEHYKSKMERSAATAFQVIKKVYEDNSNKFERIVVPFTDGIKSLNVVTNLKEAYESNGKQLVTDFEKNISLAIIDDAWKTHLRKMDELKQSVQLAVHEQKDPLLIYKFEAFELFKGMIEKVNKEVVSFLFKGELPSENTNQIQEARSVRKPKENLQTTKEEIPNSDELAAQNRAAGQNQGGRPQVTETIVREQAKIGRNDRVTIKNIMSGESKILKYKQAEPLIEKGEWVITEK from the coding sequence ATGAGTTTTTTAAATACTGTTCTAAAAGCTTTTGTTGGCGATAAGGCCAAAAAAGATGTAAAGGAACTTCAACCCATGGTAGATCAGATAAGATCCTTTGAAAAAGCACTTGAAGGATTGAGCCATGACGAATTGAGACACAAAACCATCACCTTCAAAAACAAGATCAAAGAAGATTGCAAGGGTCTAAATGATCAAATAGAGGTCTTGCTAAAAGAGGTTAAGGCATCCACAGACATCGACAAAAATGAGGATATCTATGCGGAAATTGACAAACTGAGGGAAGAGGTGTACAAAATCTCTGAAAACACCTTGAATGAAATTCTTCCAGAAGCCTTTGCCGTGGTAAAAGAAACAGCTAAACGTTTTACAAACAACACTACTATAAAGGTAACCGCGACAGAATTTGATCGCGAACTATCCGGAAAAAAAGATTATGTATCCCTGGAAGGCGACCATGCCATTTGGAAAAACTCATGGGATGCTGCCGGAAAGCAGGTTACATGGGATATGATTCACTACGATGTACAATTAATTGGCGGTATAGCGCTACATCAAGGTAAAATTGCAGAAATGCAGACAGGGGAAGGTAAAACGTTGGTAGCTACCTTGCCGGTATATCTTAATGCCCTTACTGGTAAAGGTGTGCATCTGGTAACAGTGAACGACTATCTTGCAAAAAGGGATAGTGCATGGATGGCCCCAATATTTCAATTCCACGGCCTTACCATAGATTGTATAGATCAGCACCAACCTAATTCAGACGGCAGAAGAGCCGCCTATAACTCCGATATAACCTACGGTACCAACAACGAATTTGGTTTTGATTACCTAAGGGACAACATGGCACACACGCCTAGCGATCTAGTACAAAGACCCCACAATTATGCTATTGTGGATGAGGTCGATTCTGTTTTGGTCGATGATGCCCGTACCCCGCTGATCATTTCCGGTCCCGTTCCTGAAGGGGATCGTCACGAGTTCAATGAATTAAAACCAAAAGTTGCCGATATCGTACAGACCCAAAGGCAATATCTTACGGGTGTATTGGCCGAGGCTAAAAAATTAATATCTGAAGGAGACACCAAAGAAGGCGGTTTTTTGTTGTTACGTGTACAAAGAGGATTACCTAAGAATAAAGCCCTGATTAAGTTTTTGAGTGAAGAAGGTGTTAAGCAACTACTTCAAAAAACGGAAAACTTCTACATGCAGGACAACAATAGGGAAATGCCAAAAGTAGATGAAGAGCTATTGTTTGTAATCGATGAAAAAAACAACCAGATAGAACTCACCGATAAAGGGGTTAGTTACATATCCGGGGAACAGAACAGGGATTTCTTTGTGATGCCCGATATTGGTAATGAAATAGCCAAGATTGAAAACCAAAATCTTGATATTGAAAAAGAAGCCGAATTAAAAGAAGATCTTTTCAAGGATTTTGCCATCAAGAGTGAACGTATCCATACCCTAAACCAGCTATTAAAGGCATATACCCTCTTTGAAAAAGATGTGGAGTATGTGGTCATGGAAAACAAGGTGATGATCGTTGATGAGCAAACTGGTCGTATCATGGATGGCCGTAGGTATTCAGATGGACTTCACCAAGCCATAGAAGCAAAGGAAAATGTGAAAATCGAAGCGATGACACAGACCTTCGCTACCGTGACTTTACAAAACTACTTTAGAATGTACCAGAAATTGGCAGGGATGACAGGTACCGCCATTACCGAAGCTGGAGAATTCTGGGAGATTTACAAGTTGGATGTAATGGAGATCCCTACCAATAGACCTATTGCAAGGGATGACCGTCAAGACTTAATATACAAGACTAAAAGGGAAAAGTACAATGCCATTATTGAGGAGGTTACCAAACTTTCCCAATCTGGAAGACCGGTATTGATAGGAACTACCTCAGTAGAAATTTCCGAATTGCTCTCCCGAATGCTGACTATCAGAAAAGTACCCCACAACGTATTGAACGCCAAACTTCACAAGAAGGAGGCCGATATTGTTGCCGAGGCCGGTAATGCTGGTATAGTAACCATAGCGACCAACATGGCAGGTAGAGGTACGGATATCAAATTGAGCAGCGATGTGAAAAAGGCAGGTGGATTGGCCATTGTAGGAACAGAAAGGCATGACTCCAGACGTGTAGACCGTCAGTTAAGAGGTAGGTCTGGTCGTCAAGGAGATCCAGGAAGCTCTCAGTTCTATGTTTCCCTAGAAGATAACCTGATGCGTCTTTTTGGCTCTGATAGGGTTGCCAAGATGATGGACAGAATGGGATTGGAAGAAGGTGAAGTTATTCAACATTCCATGATGACCAAATCCATTGAGCGTGCACAGAAGAAAGTAGAGGAAAATAACTTCGGAGTACGTAAACGTCTCTTGGAGTACGATGATGTTATGAATGCCCAACGTGAAGTGGTCTATAAAAGAAGAAGACATGCTTTACAAGGGGAAAGGTTACAAGTGGATATTGCCAATATGATCTATGATACCTGTGAGGTAATTGTGGAAACGAATAAAATGGCCAGCGATTATAAGAATTTTGAATTTGAACTGATCAAATATTTTTCCATCACCTCCCCTATTACGGAAGCGGAATTCTCAAAAATGACTGTTCAGGAAATTGCTGGGAAAATATACAAAACAGCATACGAGCATTATAAGTCTAAAATGGAACGTAGCGCAGCTACGGCATTTCAGGTAATCAAAAAGGTATACGAGGATAATTCCAATAAATTTGAGAGAATCGTGGTTCCTTTCACTGATGGTATAAAATCGCTGAATGTAGTGACCAATCTTAAAGAGGCCTACGAGAGCAATGGTAAGCAGTTGGTGACAGATTTCGAAAAGAACATCTCCCTAGCTATTATTGATGACGCTTGGAAGACCCATTTACGAAAAATGGACGAACTAAAGCAATCCGTTCAATTGGCAGTCCATGAGCAGAAAGATCCTTTATTGATCTATAAATTCGAAGCTTTTGAATTATTCAAGGGAATGATAGAAAAGGTGAACAAAGAGGTGGTTTCCTTCCTTTTCAAAGGAGAGCTTCCTTCTGAGAATACCAATCAGATCCAAGAGGCAAGATCGGTTAGAAAACCAAAAGAAAATTTACAGACTACGAAGGAAGAGATTCCAAATAGCGATGAGTTGGCTGCCCAAAATAGAGCTGCTGGCCAAAATCAAGGTGGAAGACCTCAGGTTACAGAGACCATTGTTAGGGAACAAGCTAAAATTGGTCGAAATGACAGGGTCACCATTAAGAATATAATGTCGGGAGAAAGCAAAATTTTAAAGTATAAGCAGGCAGAACCGTTAATAGAAAAAGGAGAATGGGTGATAACAGAGAAGTAA
- a CDS encoding peptidoglycan DD-metalloendopeptidase family protein: MSTLTPLESALQNYSSAFIAILKPFLLEHYTLLDLSTENSSLDSVDITNAEACQRHIDSILRKNRAEVAYGGYLEQRNLYNGNGHFLASEDKRNVHLGMDFWAKAGTGVRVPIAGKVHSFRNNDTSGDYGPTIVLEHILEGIKFHTLYGHLSVESLNGLFVGKEYCKGEILATLGTPDINVNYAPHLHFQIIGDMGEYKGDYPGVSTTKELEYFANNCPNPNLLLKVK; the protein is encoded by the coding sequence ATGTCCACATTAACCCCCTTGGAAAGTGCACTTCAAAATTACAGCAGTGCTTTTATAGCAATCTTGAAACCCTTTCTTTTGGAGCACTATACGTTATTGGACCTATCTACGGAAAACAGTTCTCTGGATAGTGTTGATATTACGAACGCAGAAGCTTGTCAAAGACATATAGATTCCATTTTGAGGAAGAATAGGGCAGAGGTAGCCTATGGTGGTTATTTGGAACAAAGAAACTTGTATAATGGCAACGGACATTTTTTAGCATCTGAAGATAAACGGAACGTGCATTTGGGAATGGATTTTTGGGCCAAGGCAGGAACAGGGGTGCGGGTACCTATAGCAGGGAAGGTTCATAGTTTTAGGAATAATGATACTTCAGGCGATTATGGTCCGACCATTGTTTTAGAACATATTTTAGAGGGTATTAAATTCCATACCCTCTATGGACATTTATCTGTTGAATCCTTAAACGGACTGTTTGTGGGAAAAGAATATTGTAAGGGGGAAATACTAGCCACTCTGGGGACGCCCGATATCAATGTAAACTATGCCCCACACCTCCATTTTCAGATTATTGGGGATATGGGTGAATACAAAGGAGACTATCCGGGGGTTTCTACTACAAAAGAGTTGGAATACTTCGCCAATAATTGTCCGAATCCAAATTTATTATTGAAGGTGAAATAG
- a CDS encoding sensor histidine kinase yields MKKPPKDYNRLMDKIKLTHRVNYLSSALMLIFYPIALFLLDIGQPIPYIFLAFGLLNIINTLLFKFHNNLILTYNITSGLATIGTVLITLYSGGINSPFIFVLGIIVFAAYATTRKYGKVYLYLNLLIIILIYVLSSSNYAITENVVPLANRSLFALFCVLFSVYMIGGVFGKFLLKAHHRLYKSKREIEDRISEKETLLREVHHRVKNNLQTVSSLLSLQSRSIEDKKIKSLIKSSQNRVISMAMVHEMLYMRDDYLSKIEYKNYVNELSQYLVRSVKGNKNNVKLNIDIADIKLGIDTAIPLGLLINEAITNALKYGIKDDMEGIIHIELKQENEKEFVLNIGDNGEGFSDSITPQTSKSLGLKLIHNLARQLKGSITKDLSLKGTNYIIRFQEVTQEFNSVA; encoded by the coding sequence ATGAAAAAGCCACCCAAAGACTATAATCGACTAATGGATAAAATAAAGCTGACGCATAGGGTAAATTATCTATCCTCCGCATTAATGCTAATATTTTACCCAATAGCATTGTTTCTATTGGATATAGGTCAGCCTATACCTTATATTTTTCTTGCTTTTGGTCTGTTGAATATTATAAATACCTTACTATTCAAATTTCATAACAACCTCATTTTAACCTACAACATAACCTCTGGTCTGGCAACCATCGGTACCGTATTGATAACCCTTTACAGCGGGGGTATAAACAGTCCGTTTATTTTTGTTTTGGGGATTATTGTTTTTGCTGCATATGCAACTACCCGGAAGTACGGAAAGGTATACCTCTATCTAAATTTGCTCATTATAATATTGATATACGTTTTAAGTTCCTCAAATTACGCGATTACGGAAAATGTTGTTCCCTTGGCCAATAGAAGCTTGTTTGCCCTTTTTTGTGTCCTCTTTTCGGTGTATATGATCGGGGGCGTTTTTGGGAAGTTCCTATTAAAGGCACATCACAGATTGTATAAGTCAAAGAGAGAAATAGAAGATAGAATTTCCGAAAAAGAAACACTGCTTCGAGAGGTCCACCATCGCGTTAAGAACAACCTTCAAACTGTATCGAGCTTATTGAGCCTTCAATCCAGAAGTATTGAAGACAAAAAAATTAAAAGTCTAATAAAAAGTAGTCAAAATAGGGTTATTTCTATGGCCATGGTACATGAAATGCTTTATATGAGGGACGACTATTTATCAAAGATTGAGTATAAGAACTATGTAAACGAATTAAGTCAGTACTTGGTACGCTCGGTCAAAGGCAACAAAAACAATGTTAAGCTCAATATAGATATTGCAGATATCAAGTTAGGCATAGACACGGCAATTCCTTTGGGCCTACTGATCAATGAAGCCATTACCAACGCCCTTAAATACGGTATCAAGGACGACATGGAAGGAATCATCCATATTGAATTAAAACAAGAAAATGAAAAAGAATTTGTTTTGAACATTGGTGATAACGGAGAGGGCTTTTCGGATAGCATTACACCCCAAACGTCAAAATCCTTAGGTCTTAAATTGATACATAATTTAGCCCGACAGCTAAAAGGTTCAATCACAAAAGATCTTTCCCTGAAAGGCACCAATTACATCATCAGATTCCAAGAAGTCACCCAAGAGTTCAATTCCGTGGCGTAA
- a CDS encoding M14 family metallopeptidase — MSKKLLVLALLCSTTIFAQDYFLKKFEPFKKDIPSPEEFLEYGIGEHHTRHDHIVAYLEKLAEVSDRATIYQYGKTHEGRKLVILTISTPENLSNLDGLKQQHLAFTDPAKSVTNYNEVPVFINLAYNVHGNEPSSSEAALLSAYTFVASENPEILKYIKNAVIFIDPTINPDGRDRHTQWANSYQGTPLVADPQDAEHNENWPRGRTNHYWFDLNRDWLLAINPESRGKLNWYHQWYPNVVTDFHEMGSQSTYFFEPMKANGSLDPIMPKENYEDLNNLFGDYFAKALDSIGSLYFTKEVFDGTYPGYGSSYPDLQGGLGLLFEQASSRGHKQTTDFGEITFPFTIRNQFTSSITTVKAAVENKAMMRKYQQDFFKSALSKASKSKIKGYTFGDDYDQNRVKAFIDKLLLHRIEVYRSNNGSYVVPTKQPQYRMVQTMFETYDKYRDSVYYDASAWSVANFYNMKYKAVPNVALGEKIDKSTTIVSVPNFEKSEYAYILDWDDYNTPAALHHLQTAGLVISSSSKPFTSQTAMGEKRFNYGALVLPVSLQKKSSEEIYQALKKVQDKFQIPIYAINTGLNLKGNDLGSRSISAISKPKIAMLIGNGVSSYEAGEVWHLLDTRVGMPITKIPMRNFSRSDLSDYNTLVMVSGRYDLDEKEQNKVKEWVNSGNTLITIGTASKWAIDKKLVDEKLIEVKKDSTKTIVRKPYVDAAENNGKESLGGAIFRVELDVTHPLGFGYHDATIPVYKNNTVWLAPSKNEYATVAKYTQDPHIDGFITDKNLNEFLKPAASLIVSKIGSGRVVLFADNPNFRGSWYGTNRLFLNALFLGDKINVPE, encoded by the coding sequence ATGTCAAAAAAACTACTCGTTTTGGCACTGCTGTGTAGCACCACCATTTTTGCACAAGATTATTTCCTTAAGAAATTTGAACCATTCAAGAAAGACATCCCCTCCCCCGAAGAATTTTTGGAGTATGGCATCGGGGAACATCATACAAGACATGATCACATTGTTGCCTATTTGGAGAAATTGGCAGAGGTATCGGATAGGGCTACCATCTATCAATATGGGAAAACCCATGAAGGAAGAAAATTGGTAATTCTTACCATTAGCACCCCAGAAAACCTTTCCAATTTGGATGGGCTAAAACAACAACATCTGGCCTTTACAGATCCCGCAAAAAGTGTAACCAATTATAATGAAGTTCCGGTTTTCATCAATTTGGCATATAATGTGCACGGGAATGAACCTTCCAGTTCCGAAGCAGCCCTCTTATCGGCTTATACCTTTGTGGCCTCGGAAAATCCCGAGATTTTGAAGTACATAAAAAATGCGGTCATCTTCATAGATCCTACCATCAACCCAGATGGTCGGGACCGTCATACGCAATGGGCAAATTCATATCAGGGTACCCCATTGGTTGCCGATCCACAAGATGCAGAGCACAATGAAAATTGGCCCAGAGGAAGGACCAACCACTATTGGTTTGATTTGAATAGGGATTGGTTATTGGCCATTAACCCAGAAAGTAGGGGTAAATTAAACTGGTACCACCAATGGTACCCCAATGTGGTCACTGATTTTCATGAAATGGGATCTCAAAGCACCTATTTTTTTGAACCCATGAAGGCCAACGGTTCATTGGACCCAATTATGCCCAAAGAAAACTATGAGGACCTCAACAACTTATTTGGGGATTACTTTGCCAAGGCATTGGACAGTATTGGCTCCCTATATTTTACCAAAGAAGTATTTGATGGCACCTATCCCGGATATGGTTCTAGCTATCCAGATTTACAAGGGGGCTTGGGTCTCTTGTTTGAACAGGCGAGCTCAAGAGGGCACAAACAGACTACGGATTTTGGGGAGATAACGTTTCCTTTTACCATCAGAAATCAGTTTACATCCAGTATTACAACGGTTAAGGCTGCTGTAGAGAACAAAGCGATGATGAGAAAGTACCAACAGGACTTTTTCAAAAGTGCTTTGAGCAAGGCATCGAAAAGCAAAATAAAAGGATATACCTTTGGTGACGACTATGATCAAAATAGGGTCAAGGCCTTTATTGACAAGCTATTGCTGCACCGTATCGAGGTGTATAGGTCGAACAATGGCTCCTATGTGGTTCCTACAAAACAACCGCAATACAGAATGGTTCAGACCATGTTCGAAACCTATGACAAATACAGGGATAGTGTTTATTACGATGCTTCCGCATGGTCTGTGGCCAACTTTTACAATATGAAGTACAAAGCGGTCCCCAATGTGGCCTTAGGTGAAAAGATAGACAAATCAACAACTATTGTTTCTGTTCCCAACTTTGAGAAATCAGAGTACGCCTATATCTTGGATTGGGACGACTACAATACCCCGGCCGCTCTGCATCACTTGCAAACGGCAGGTTTGGTGATTTCCTCATCCTCCAAACCGTTCACTAGTCAGACGGCCATGGGTGAAAAACGTTTTAATTATGGCGCCCTTGTTCTACCGGTGAGCCTTCAGAAAAAATCATCCGAGGAAATCTATCAAGCTTTGAAGAAGGTGCAAGATAAATTTCAGATTCCCATTTATGCCATCAACACAGGGCTTAACCTGAAAGGCAATGATCTTGGAAGTAGGAGCATCAGTGCTATTTCAAAACCGAAAATTGCCATGCTTATCGGGAATGGGGTAAGTTCCTATGAGGCAGGGGAAGTATGGCATCTCTTGGATACCAGAGTAGGAATGCCCATTACCAAAATACCGATGAGGAATTTTTCACGCTCTGATCTATCTGACTACAATACCCTGGTAATGGTTTCCGGAAGATATGATCTTGACGAGAAAGAACAAAATAAAGTAAAAGAATGGGTAAACAGCGGAAATACCTTGATCACGATTGGTACGGCCTCCAAATGGGCTATTGACAAAAAATTAGTTGATGAAAAATTAATCGAAGTCAAAAAAGATTCCACCAAGACCATTGTTCGTAAGCCTTATGTTGACGCCGCGGAAAACAATGGTAAAGAGAGTCTGGGTGGAGCTATTTTTAGGGTAGAGCTAGATGTGACGCATCCTCTAGGGTTTGGCTATCATGATGCCACCATTCCCGTCTATAAGAACAATACCGTTTGGCTGGCGCCAAGCAAAAACGAATATGCCACTGTGGCCAAGTATACCCAAGATCCCCACATAGACGGCTTTATTACCGATAAAAACTTAAATGAGTTCTTAAAACCTGCGGCCTCCCTTATTGTAAGTAAAATTGGTAGCGGCAGAGTGGTTCTTTTTGCCGACAATCCCAACTTTAGGGGTTCTTGGTATGGAACCAACAGGTTGTTTTTAAACGCCTTGTTTTTAGGGGATAAAATTAATGTACCAGAATAA
- a CDS encoding DUF2795 domain-containing protein → MYWTLELASYLSDAPWPATKDELIDYAIRTGAPLEVVENLQSMEEEGGEIYESIEEIWPDYPTEEDYLWNEDEY, encoded by the coding sequence ATGTATTGGACATTAGAATTGGCTTCATATTTAAGTGATGCACCTTGGCCAGCCACCAAAGACGAGTTGATTGATTATGCTATTAGAACAGGTGCTCCTTTGGAAGTGGTTGAAAATCTTCAATCCATGGAAGAGGAAGGCGGAGAAATCTATGAATCTATTGAGGAAATATGGCCAGACTATCCTACGGAAGAAGATTACCTCTGGAATGAGGACGAATATTAG